In the Euphorbia lathyris chromosome 5, ddEupLath1.1, whole genome shotgun sequence genome, one interval contains:
- the LOC136228879 gene encoding phytosulfokines 3-like — MVKIKVVSLFLVALLLCSSGLTFAGRPQPAFSNGSTVKSQNQGVEAESCDGVGEEECLMRRTLAAHTDYIYTQNHNP; from the exons ATGGTTAAGATTAAGGTTGTCAGTCTGTTCCTCGTAGCCCTCCTCCTCTGCTCGTCGGGGTTAACCTTCGCCGGCAGGCCTCAGCCAGCCTTTTCTAATGGATCCACCGTAAAGAGCCAAAATCAG GGTGTTGAAGCAGAAAGCTGTGATGGAGTTGGAGAAGAAGAATGTTTGATGAGAAGAACTCTTGCTGCTCATACTGATTACATCTATACCCAGAACCACAATCCTtaa